Proteins from one Hyperolius riggenbachi isolate aHypRig1 chromosome 4, aHypRig1.pri, whole genome shotgun sequence genomic window:
- the KCNK5 gene encoding potassium channel subfamily K member 5, whose translation MVDRGPLLTSAIIFYLSIGAAIFQVLEEPNWKKATKDFDESKSKILDKYTCLTLKDLEEILESVSSAAGQGVTITGNATFNNWNWANAVIFAATVITTIGYGNIAPKTSAGRLFCIFYGLFGVPLCLTWISALGKFFAGRAKRLGQFLTRRGVTLRKAQITCTAIFIIWGVLVHLVIPPFIFMSTEDWNYIEGLYFSFITISTIGFGDYVAGVNPKKDYSVLYRYFVEIWIYLGLAWLSLFINWKVSMFVEVHKAIKKRRKKRKESFDYDPRTKKNKQIPMAIPKDVNIPGFLSKKEETYNDLIKQIGLKKNVGKILTGELQDNVPNKDKEVMVMYNKRNSFGYDAVTFTNGFHRDNGLRSMPDREATIFINQLDRISEEEGEPWESKDYKPLIFQNANITFVNEEEECDLSEDDEKSKSSIDENNANSETPNRLDDEFTCLDEASFSSNDMEVSVPYELLNDYHKLDIEASVPYEPLLNDHHKIDNNGDMEASVHYEQLLYDHHKMDNKGDIEASVPYEQLLNDHHKIDNNGDMEASVNYAQLLNDHHKVDASVSYEQLLNDHHKMDASVSYEQLLNDHHKMDASVSYEQLLNDHHKMDASVSYEQLLNDHHKMDASVSYEQLVNDHHKMDASVSYEQLLNDHHKIDASVSYEQLLNDHHKMDASVSYEQLLNDHHKIDASVSYEQLLNDHHKMDNKGDMEASVPHEPLLSNDIEASFQYTQVLNDFHKIFNKGDT comes from the exons AGTGTATCCAGCGCTGCCGGTCAGGGGGTCACCATCACCGGGAACGCCACTTTCAACAACTGGAATTGGGCAAACGCGGTTATCTTTGCTGCCACTGTGATTACAACCATCG GTTACGGTAATATCGCCCCGAAGACCTCCGCCGGCCGACTCTTCTGCATATTCTACGGCTTGTTCGGGGTGCCGCTATGCCTGACATGGATTAGCGCTCTGGGGAAGTTCTTTGCGGGGCGAGCAAAGCGACTGGGCCAattcctgacgaggagaggagtcACTCTG AGGAAAGCTCAGATAACTTGCACAGCCATCTTCATTATCTGGGGAGTTCTCGTCCATTTGGTCATTCCTCCATTCATCTTCATGTCAACTGAAGACTGGAACTATATTGAGGGCCTTTACTTCTCCTTTATCACCATCTCCACCATTGGATTTGGTGACTATGTAGCAG gtgtAAATCCGAAAAAGGATTACAGTGTCCTCTACAGATATTTTGTGGAAATTTGGATTTATCTGGGGCTGGCCTGGTTATCCCTTTTCATAAACTGGAAGGTCAGCATGTTTGTGGAGGTTCACAAGGCCATTAAGAAGAGACGCAAGAAACGGAAAGAGTCCTTTGACTACGACCCTCGAACCAAGAAGAACAAACAGATCCCGATGGCGATACCCAAGGATGTCAACATTCCGGGCTTTCTTTCCAAAAAAGAAGAGACCTACAATGATCTGATCAAACAGATTGGTTTAAAGAAAAATGTAGGTAAAATACTTACTGGGGAGCTTCAGGACAATGTTCCCAACAAGGACAAGGAGGTGATGGTGATGTATAACAAACGCAACAGTTTTGGATATGATGCGGTTACATTCACTAATGGTTTCCACAGAGACAATGGCCTGAGGTCCATGCCGGACAGGGAGGCTACCATCTTCATCAATCAATTAGACAGGATCAGTGAGGAGGAAGGGGAACCTTGGGAATCCAAAGACTACAAGCCTTTGATTTTCCAAAATGCCAACATAACATTTGTGAATGAGGAAGAGGAATGTGATCTGTCCGAGGATGATGAAAAGTCCAAATCCTCCATCGATGAGAATAATGCAAATTCTGAGACTCCCAACAGACTTGACGACGAGTTTACTTGTCTGGATGAGGCTTCTTTTTCCAGCAATGATATGGAGGTATCGGTTCCCTATGAACTTTTAAATGATTACCACAAACTCGATATAGAGGCATCAGTTCCATATGAACCGCTTTTAAATGATCACCACAAAATCGACAACAATGGGGATATGGAGGCATCAGTTCATTATGAACAACTTTTATATGATCACCACAAAATGGACAACAAAGGGGATATTGAGGCATCAGTTCCATATGAACAACTTTTAAATGATCACCACAAAATCGACAACAACGGGGATATGGAGGCATCAGTTAATTATGCACAACTTTTAAATGATCACCACAAAGTGGACGCATCCGTTTCATATGAACAACTTTTAAATGATCACCACAAAATGGACGCATCCGTTTCATATGAACAACTTTTAAATGATCACCACAAAATGGACGCATCCGTTTCATATGAACAACTTTTAAATGATCACCACAAAATGGACGCATCCGTTTCATATGAACAACTTTTAAATGATCACCACAAAATGGACGCATCCGTTTCATATGAACAACTTGTAAATGATCACCACAAAATGGACGCATCCGTTTCATATGAACAACTTTTAAATGATCACCACAAAATAGACGCATCCGTTTCATATGAACAACTTTTAAATGATCACCACAAAATGGACGCATCCGTTTCATATGAACAACTTTTAAATGATCACCACAAAATAGACGCATCCGTTTCATATGAACAACTTTTAAATGATCACCACAAAATGGACAACAAAGGGGATATGGAGGCATCAGTTCCACatgaaccacttttaagcaatgaTATAGAGGCCTCATTTCAATATACACAAGTATTAAACGATTTCCACAAAATCTTCAACAAAGGGGACACGTGA